One Vigna unguiculata cultivar IT97K-499-35 chromosome 7, ASM411807v1, whole genome shotgun sequence genomic region harbors:
- the LOC114190212 gene encoding thermospermine synthase ACAULIS5-like — translation MGEIALPNGISNGTINGVNGQTHSLNGYRKSCWYEEEIEEDLRWCFALNSILHTGASQYQDIALLDTKPFGKALVIDGKLQSAETDEFIYHECLVHPALLHNPNPKNVFIMGGGEGSTARELLRHKTIDKVVMCDIDEEVVNFCKSYLVVNKEAFRDQRLEVVINDARAELEARNESYDVIIGDLADPIDGGPCYKLYTKSFYELIVKPRLNQGGIFVTQAGPAGIFSHTEVFSCIYNTLRKVFKYVVPYSAHIPSYADIWGWVMASDSPLDLNAEELDLRMRQRIKGENRYLDGKTFTSASTLSKTVRKSLDNETHVYTEENARFIYGHGKQA, via the exons ATGGGCGAGATAGCTTTACCAAATGGCATTAGCAATGGCACTATTAATGGAGTCAATGGACAAACCCATTCTCTCAATGGTTACAGGAAGAGTTGCTGGTATGAAGAAGAGATCGAAGAGGACTTAAGATGGTGTTTTGCTCTCAATAG TATATTGCACACAGGAGCTAGCCAGTACCAAGACATTGCTTTGTTGGACACGAAGCCCTTTGGAAAG GCTTTGGTAATTGATGGAAAGCTTCAGAGTGCAGAGACAGACGAGTTTATCTACCATGAGTGTCTTGTTCATCCCGCTCTGCTTCACAATCCTAA CCCAAAGAATGTTTTTATTATGGGAGGAGGAGAAGGGTCTACTGCAAGAGAATTGCTGAGGCATAAGACCATAGACAAAGTTGTAATGTGTGACATAGATGAG GAGGTGGTGAATTTCTGCAAATCGTACTTAGTTGTGAACAAGGAAGCATTCCGTGATCAAAGACTTGAGGTCGTCATCAATGATGCCAG AGCTGAGTTAGAAGCTAGAAATGAGAGCTATGATGTGATAATTGGCGACTTGGCAGACCCAATCGATGGAGGTCCTTGTTATAAACTGTATACCAAATCCTTTTACGAGTTAATTGTCAAGCCCAGACTGAATCAAGGTGGCATATTTGTGACACAG GCAGGACCTGCTGGAATATTTAGTCACACAGAAGTGTTCTCGTGTATCTACAACACCTTGAGGAAAGTTTTCAAGT ATGTTGTACCTTACTCAGCTCACATTCCATCCTATGCTGATATTTGGGGATGGGTCATG GCTTCAGATTCTCCATTAGACCTGAATGCAGAAGAGCTAGACCTGAGAATGAGACAAAGGATTAAGGGGGAAAATAGATATCTTGATGGGAAAACATTCACATCCGCTTCAACTTTGAGCAAAACTGTTCGCAAGTC GCTGGACAATGAAACTCACGTATACACAGAGGAAAATGCTAGGTTCATATATGGGCATGGCAAGCAAGCATAA